A single window of Coleofasciculus sp. FACHB-1120 DNA harbors:
- a CDS encoding phosphomannose isomerase type II C-terminal cupin domain, producing the protein MRIRPWGTVTVLEEGQRYRINRIELNPGHHISTQMHYHRSEHWIVVSGTAKVICDGKETTLIQKQSTYVPMSTAHRVENPGCIPLVMIEVQNGEYLGEDDIIRFDDAET; encoded by the coding sequence ATGCGGATACGACCTTGGGGCACAGTCACCGTTTTAGAAGAAGGGCAACGCTACCGGATTAATCGCATTGAACTCAACCCAGGTCATCACATTAGCACCCAAATGCACTATCACCGCAGCGAACACTGGATCGTTGTATCTGGCACCGCCAAAGTGATTTGTGATGGTAAAGAGACAACCTTAATTCAAAAACAGTCAACCTACGTGCCGATGTCTACAGCTCACCGGGTTGAAAATCCAGGGTGTATTCCTTTAGTGATGATTGAAGTCCAAAATGGAGAATACCTTGGAGAAGATGACATCATCCGTTTCGACGACGCGGAAACCTAA
- a CDS encoding endonuclease domain-containing protein, with protein sequence MNNSTPQHPSSPRKEGTRNIVIGQNVASPKMERAKELRKQMTAEEKILWQYLRANRLNGFHFRRQQIINGFIVDFYCHAVGLVVEVDGEIHELQAEYDAERDKILSARGLRLLRIKNEEVRQNVDKVLMRISTCCKNS encoded by the coding sequence ATGAATAACTCAACACCCCAGCATCCTTCATCACCGAGAAAAGAGGGAACTCGCAATATTGTTATTGGACAAAATGTAGCCTCACCTAAAATGGAACGTGCCAAAGAACTTCGCAAACAAATGACAGCGGAAGAAAAAATTCTTTGGCAATATCTTCGTGCTAATCGATTGAATGGTTTCCACTTCCGCCGCCAGCAGATTATTAATGGATTTATTGTAGATTTCTACTGTCACGCTGTCGGATTGGTCGTAGAAGTAGATGGAGAAATTCACGAACTACAAGCTGAATATGATGCAGAACGCGACAAAATTTTGTCAGCCAGAGGATTGCGTTTATTACGAATTAAGAATGAAGAAGTAAGACAGAATGTTGATAAAGTTTTGATGCGTATTTCTACTTGTTGCAAAAACAGCTAG
- a CDS encoding nuclear transport factor 2 family protein, which translates to MAQTQQSTMETAQRAFGHFTQGMGTGEWDPFLEMLADDFSFWFPVGQYQGENVGKARADAFFKYASEAFNNELAVTLDGVTSNETTVVFEIRSQGHLRGKPYQNRGAIAFDVCSDKICRYREYLSVVVQPKVESHPDQSQPIG; encoded by the coding sequence ATGGCACAAACACAACAAAGCACGATGGAAACTGCCCAACGTGCATTTGGGCACTTCACTCAGGGGATGGGAACTGGCGAGTGGGACCCGTTCCTAGAGATGCTTGCGGACGACTTTAGCTTCTGGTTTCCGGTGGGGCAATATCAGGGGGAAAATGTTGGTAAAGCACGGGCAGATGCTTTCTTTAAGTATGCGTCTGAAGCTTTCAACAATGAGCTGGCGGTGACGCTAGATGGCGTTACCAGTAACGAGACGACTGTTGTGTTTGAGATTCGCTCTCAAGGGCATCTGCGGGGGAAGCCTTATCAGAACCGAGGGGCGATCGCTTTCGATGTTTGCAGCGACAAGATTTGTCGTTACCGCGAGTATCTTTCGGTCGTGGTTCAGCCCAAGGTAGAATCGCACCCAGATCAGTCTCAGCCGATTGGCTAG